The following proteins are encoded in a genomic region of bacterium:
- a CDS encoding C1 family peptidase gives MAEENERVGFELGMGWLPDYPDFRDYTVEREEVALRLKRLAQKEPVKDMLKKLGVAQPARVSIPTSVDLRKWCSPIENQGALGSCTANAGVGLVEYYERRAFVKHIDASRLFLYKATRNLLHWTGDRGAFLRTTMAAMVLFGVPPEEYWPYLIADFDKEPSSFCYAFAQDYQAIQYFRLDSLSTPKDLLLKRIKSFLAAGLPSMFGFSVFSSIEQTNDDGKIPYPCRGERILGGHAVVAVGFNDDIKIENTTCGVETTGALLIRNSWGREWGDKGYGWLPYEYVLGGLAIDWWSLLKNEWVNTKEFGL, from the coding sequence ATGGCTGAAGAAAATGAAAGAGTTGGCTTCGAATTAGGAATGGGTTGGCTTCCAGACTATCCCGATTTTCGGGACTACACGGTGGAAAGGGAAGAAGTTGCTCTCAGGCTCAAAAGGCTAGCACAAAAAGAGCCGGTGAAAGATATGCTCAAAAAACTGGGGGTTGCACAGCCTGCGAGAGTGAGTATACCGACATCCGTGGACTTAAGAAAATGGTGTTCCCCTATTGAAAATCAGGGTGCTCTCGGTTCCTGCACGGCAAACGCTGGCGTTGGGCTCGTAGAATACTATGAGCGGAGGGCTTTTGTCAAACACATAGATGCATCAAGGCTATTCCTTTATAAAGCAACTCGCAACCTTCTCCACTGGACAGGAGATAGAGGAGCATTTCTTCGCACCACAATGGCTGCTATGGTGCTTTTTGGGGTTCCCCCGGAAGAATACTGGCCCTATCTCATAGCAGACTTCGACAAGGAACCTTCCTCTTTCTGTTATGCCTTTGCCCAGGACTACCAAGCCATACAATACTTTCGACTCGACTCTCTATCCACACCTAAAGACTTACTTTTGAAACGAATCAAGTCTTTCTTAGCTGCTGGTCTGCCATCGATGTTCGGGTTTAGTGTTTTTAGCTCTATTGAGCAAACCAATGACGACGGAAAAATCCCCTACCCCTGTCGTGGAGAGAGAATTCTTGGCGGTCATGCGGTTGTAGCAGTGGGATTTAATGATGATATCAAGATTGAAAACACGACTTGCGGAGTAGAGACTACTGGAGCATTGCTCATACGAAACTCCTGGGGCAGAGAATGGGGAGATAAGGGTTATGGCTGGTTGCCATACGAGTATGTCCTCGGAGGGCTGGCAATAGATTGGTGGTCACTTCTCAAAAACGAGTGGGTTAATACAAAGGAGTTCGGGCTTTAA
- a CDS encoding small multi-drug export protein produces MGRKTKINNTPFFRSMEGLIFLIGCLLLITQVILFTIFAHYVPGIKKGLLPVIAADLLGGRGVSISVGLEMGLSKFQVIFISVIFNLTYLFILYPLFIYFYEHLVRMKFIGKAVDSTQKAAEKHQARIERWGALGIAIFVWIPLFSTGSLVGSIIGTLIGMRTGVVISVVVLAMVTSAISWAFIFDYLFELATGAGKIIPSIFVGSILGLVIFYRLRQFYHLAKQKIKAKKKI; encoded by the coding sequence GTGGGGAGAAAAACGAAAATAAACAACACCCCTTTTTTTAGAAGCATGGAAGGACTTATCTTTTTAATCGGATGTTTATTACTAATAACGCAGGTAATTCTATTTACTATATTTGCTCACTACGTTCCTGGAATAAAGAAAGGCTTACTTCCAGTCATAGCTGCTGACCTCCTTGGTGGAAGAGGAGTCAGTATTTCTGTTGGCCTGGAAATGGGACTGTCAAAATTCCAGGTTATTTTTATTTCGGTCATCTTCAACCTGACTTATCTCTTTATTCTCTATCCACTGTTCATCTATTTTTACGAACACTTGGTAAGAATGAAATTCATCGGGAAAGCCGTAGATTCAACCCAAAAAGCAGCCGAGAAACATCAGGCGAGAATAGAGAGATGGGGCGCTTTGGGAATAGCAATTTTTGTCTGGATTCCCCTGTTTTCTACAGGTTCATTGGTTGGCTCAATTATCGGAACGTTGATTGGCATGCGTACAGGCGTTGTAATTTCTGTGGTAGTTTTAGCGATGGTTACAAGTGCTATATCCTGGGCATTTATATTTGATTATCTATTTGAATTAGCTACAGGAGCAGGGAAAATTATCCCTTCCATATTCGTTGGTTCAATCCTGGGATTAGTGATTTTTTACCGCTTGCGCCAATTTTACCATTTAGCTAAACAAAAAATAAAAGCAAAAAAGAAAATTTAA
- a CDS encoding LptA/OstA family protein, with product MKSVKWFLPSYIAFVAIFLFSHSANAYLTEGKELYIARASTYVVVERNPELGPARDNPIILLADYIEYRKEENKVLARGNVKIEDRDVVVECEEAIFDLKEEKVEAKGEIILQDKETTIHGSKIIYDLRTGRGVIDNASSFIDPWYFSGPRIERISDKEIVLHNGYITSCELSSPHYRFKAKKIRVLLGEKFYAYNVLMYLGKVPIFYFPYYWHSLRERRFRWGLKLGSNGGEGFFAKANFGYAFTPRTYGTLLIDYMAKKGIGWGGRYDYNLQDKTKGFLYGYYIKEKDTKEKKWRGEAEHWQNLGSDFYFQTKLDYMSDQKFNKVYNEEDWIPMKEELKSHIALTRSRPTYTLRIAGERKDVWDYQRERFVNIQSYSPSLSFATSLLRIRKGPLYYRLGGNYSNRYVKPYDYVNREFQEGHRLNQSDVYFNLVNKMRLSRRANVDTEVGFKETWQDKDENWNRKNVYKNIYHTKANLRTRITRSFDTDLTHSFQQEQGKKTTLNKLSILGRIRLLWLLKLTSSMGYSFIGEKNLRFDDLFSRVDFRPSRLTNFYFEHSYDLNREKTSNFQAEAIFGPGERKWSINSRLTYLEGTSNYPRRLDIVNGFNFPITGKWRARLATRYNIYDRKLMERGIHIYRDLHCWEASLSWTKIPSEEEIWFMINLKIFPENRIGVYHNIDEKEWRLRRK from the coding sequence GTGAAAAGTGTAAAGTGGTTCTTGCCTTCCTATATAGCCTTCGTGGCTATTTTTTTATTTTCTCATTCTGCCAATGCTTACCTTACTGAAGGGAAAGAGTTGTACATAGCTCGAGCCAGTACCTACGTAGTTGTGGAAAGAAATCCTGAATTAGGTCCCGCCCGGGATAACCCGATTATTCTTTTAGCCGATTACATTGAGTACAGGAAAGAAGAAAATAAAGTTTTAGCCCGTGGTAATGTTAAGATAGAAGATAGAGATGTTGTCGTAGAATGCGAGGAAGCCATTTTCGACCTGAAAGAGGAAAAAGTGGAAGCAAAAGGCGAAATCATTCTTCAAGATAAGGAAACTACTATCCATGGCAGTAAAATAATCTACGATTTGAGAACAGGACGGGGAGTTATAGACAATGCTTCATCATTTATAGACCCCTGGTACTTTTCCGGCCCGAGAATAGAGAGAATAAGCGATAAAGAAATCGTTTTACATAATGGTTATATTACTTCCTGCGAACTCTCTTCTCCCCATTATCGGTTTAAAGCAAAAAAGATTCGTGTCTTACTGGGAGAGAAGTTTTACGCTTACAACGTCCTGATGTATTTAGGTAAAGTCCCCATTTTCTATTTCCCTTATTATTGGCATTCATTGCGCGAGAGAAGATTCAGGTGGGGATTGAAGTTGGGCTCCAATGGTGGGGAAGGTTTTTTTGCTAAAGCAAATTTTGGATATGCCTTTACCCCGAGGACATACGGAACTTTACTCATCGATTATATGGCCAAAAAAGGAATTGGTTGGGGAGGCAGATATGATTATAATTTGCAGGATAAAACAAAAGGATTCTTGTATGGATATTACATTAAAGAGAAAGATACCAAGGAAAAGAAATGGCGGGGAGAGGCAGAACACTGGCAGAATTTAGGCAGCGACTTCTATTTTCAGACGAAGCTGGACTATATGTCCGATCAAAAATTTAATAAAGTCTACAATGAAGAAGACTGGATTCCAATGAAAGAGGAACTGAAATCTCATATTGCTCTTACCCGCTCAAGACCCACCTATACTTTAAGGATAGCCGGAGAAAGAAAGGATGTATGGGATTATCAGAGGGAACGATTCGTCAACATTCAGAGCTATTCTCCCAGCCTCTCATTTGCCACAAGTCTTCTCAGAATCAGGAAAGGGCCGCTCTATTATAGATTAGGAGGGAATTACTCCAACCGCTATGTTAAACCTTACGATTATGTTAACAGAGAATTTCAGGAAGGTCACCGCTTAAATCAGAGCGACGTCTATTTTAACCTGGTTAATAAAATGAGGTTATCACGCAGAGCCAACGTAGATACAGAAGTAGGTTTTAAAGAAACCTGGCAGGATAAGGATGAGAACTGGAATAGAAAAAACGTATATAAGAACATATACCACACTAAGGCAAACTTACGGACGCGGATTACCAGGTCTTTCGATACAGACTTAACGCATAGTTTCCAGCAAGAACAGGGTAAGAAGACAACGCTCAATAAACTTTCGATTTTGGGAAGGATTCGCCTTCTCTGGCTATTAAAATTGACCTCCTCCATGGGATATAGTTTTATTGGAGAGAAAAATCTTAGATTCGATGATCTTTTCTCCCGGGTCGATTTTAGGCCTTCTCGTTTAACGAATTTCTATTTCGAGCATAGCTACGACCTGAACAGGGAAAAGACATCCAATTTTCAGGCTGAAGCCATATTTGGTCCGGGAGAGAGGAAGTGGTCAATAAATTCCAGGTTGACCTATTTAGAGGGAACTTCTAACTATCCCCGTCGCCTGGACATCGTAAATGGGTTTAATTTTCCGATTACCGGAAAATGGAGGGCTCGACTGGCTACCAGATACAATATTTATGATCGCAAGCTTATGGAAAGAGGAATTCATATTTATCGAGACCTCCACTGCTGGGAAGCAAGCCTCAGCTGGACAAAGATACCTTCCGAGGAGGAGATATGGTTTATGATTAATTTGAAGATTTTTCCCGAAAATAGAATAGGTGTTTACCATAATATTGATGAGAAGGAGTGGAGGCTACGCAGAAAATAA
- a CDS encoding bifunctional folylpolyglutamate synthase/dihydrofolate synthase, with amino-acid sequence ILKDKDVKKIVAEIVPLCQEVVVTSPSTERGLDKKLLKREVINYLPSGKVRIENGVGEALMRALEVASTDDLICVTGSLYTVGEAKRALKR; translated from the coding sequence AATTTTGAAAGATAAAGATGTAAAAAAGATAGTGGCAGAAATTGTTCCCTTATGCCAGGAAGTAGTGGTGACTTCACCCAGCACCGAGAGAGGTTTGGATAAAAAATTGCTTAAAAGAGAAGTTATTAATTATCTCCCTTCAGGTAAAGTCAGGATAGAGAATGGCGTCGGGGAAGCCCTGATGAGGGCTCTTGAGGTTGCCAGTACGGATGATTTAATCTGTGTTACTGGTTCCCTGTACACTGTAGGGGAAGCGAAGAGGGCATTGAAACGATGA
- a CDS encoding ROK family protein, protein MNKYSIGIDIGGTNITVALVTKKGKIVRKIKFPTKVEEGKTKIIKRIVKALDEVTKGLQSKSIEGIGIGVAGDIDQKRGIVRFSPNLFWKNVPIARLINKKFNVKVVVDNDANAAAWGTYILETKRKAKNLICITLGTGVGGGLILNGRIYHGASGSAGEIGHITVNTQGQKCNCGNYGCLETYVGSAYIVRKAIKEIKKGERSLIKKLAGGNLQSITSQTIQAAALKGDKLARRIWKEAGEYLGIALSGVINLLNPGVIVFGGGVAKAEELIFQPMKKEIRKRAFRVPFEKVKFTRTKFGADLGVIGASLLTLQGNRK, encoded by the coding sequence ATGAACAAGTATTCTATCGGAATAGACATTGGTGGCACGAATATAACTGTAGCCCTGGTTACAAAAAAAGGGAAAATCGTAAGAAAGATTAAGTTTCCCACCAAGGTAGAAGAGGGCAAAACTAAGATTATTAAACGCATCGTAAAAGCTTTGGATGAAGTTACGAAAGGTCTCCAATCGAAATCTATAGAGGGAATAGGCATTGGTGTAGCCGGGGATATTGACCAGAAGAGGGGGATTGTCCGATTCTCTCCCAATCTATTCTGGAAGAATGTGCCTATAGCTCGTTTGATAAATAAGAAATTCAATGTGAAAGTGGTTGTGGACAATGATGCTAATGCCGCTGCCTGGGGGACATACATTTTAGAAACTAAAAGAAAGGCAAAAAACTTAATCTGTATAACCCTGGGTACTGGCGTGGGAGGTGGTCTCATACTCAATGGAAGGATATATCATGGCGCCTCGGGCAGTGCCGGTGAGATTGGGCATATAACTGTTAATACTCAAGGTCAAAAGTGCAACTGCGGCAATTATGGTTGTCTGGAAACTTATGTTGGTTCAGCCTATATTGTTAGAAAGGCAATTAAGGAAATCAAAAAGGGTGAAAGGAGCCTGATAAAGAAGCTCGCTGGTGGAAATTTGCAGTCAATTACTTCCCAGACCATTCAGGCTGCTGCCCTGAAGGGTGATAAACTGGCAAGGAGAATCTGGAAAGAGGCAGGAGAGTATTTAGGGATAGCATTATCCGGAGTTATTAATCTTCTCAATCCGGGAGTCATAGTTTTTGGCGGTGGAGTAGCCAAGGCTGAAGAATTAATTTTCCAACCAATGAAAAAAGAAATCCGAAAACGTGCTTTCAGGGTTCCTTTTGAGAAAGTAAAGTTTACTCGCACAAAGTTCGGTGCAGACCTGGGGGTAATTGGCGCATCTTTACTGACATTGCAAGGAAATAGAAAGTGA